TGGTGAATGCTTCTGTTCCTTTGAAGCTTTTGAAAGGCCTGATTTCTGGTCAGAGTCTTCCACTGATTCCGACAAGTTAGCAGGATGCTCAATGGGATCGACAACTTTGCTGAAATGTGTGGTCACCATGTTGGTGCTTGCCCGGCTTTTAGGGTGATCAAACAAATCAAACCCAAATAGCCGGTAACTGGTGCTACCACCTCCCGGTTTCTTCAATTCTGCTACAGCACTACCCAACTTTACAGACTGCTCCTTAACCATACAACTGGAATAAGCAGGACAGGAATTGAACTTGGTCGCTTCATTAGTTTCTCGGAAACGATTCAGCAAACCACCCATCAGCAAAGAACCCGAACTCCTAATCGGAGATTGGGCTACCTTCAACCAGTCAAACAATCCAGCTTCGTGAGAATTTGAGCGAAATAGGATATTGTTTTCCTTGCATCCTTTCTGCATGGATGGCCAGGTAACTTGAGCTTCAACATTTTCAGCCTCGGTGTTTATTACTGCAGCTAAATCATGTGAATCAGTTGTTCGCGAATACCAGAATGTTGCAGTAGGTTCTGCATGCAGAAAAAATTGGGGAGAATTGTATGATACGAGGAAATATTCAAATAATGTGTTCCTAAATGTACAAAATATGAGATAATCTTTCTTCTCTACCAAGGACTGAGAGGTCAGCTGTGTCACTAGCTTGCCTAGATCTTTTGCACTTGACTACAGCGGGCTGTGGGACATTTGGCACAAGCACCGTGGCATCAAATGGCTCGATTTCCCAAGGAGAAACTCTCTCAGGTCGTTCGATACCGGCTGCTTCATCCCATTGAACCTGAAGCACATGAAAATTATAGAAAAAGGCAAGCATTAAAAGAATTGACGCAGAGAGGAGtgaaaaaaatgtgtatcaacCTTCAACGATCTCCACCTAGAGCCTGTCCATTGCGAAGAACAGTCTTCGATCCCAACAATAGTTCCAGAAAACCTACATGTTGAGAACCGTAATGACAACTAATTACATAAGAAAtgtgattataaaaaaaaaaatctctcccaCACTCCGTAGAAAGGAAAAACAAACACTAAAGGCATCAAAATGGCAATGATACAAGATGTCATCTGTGTATAGATAAATCACCTTTTCTCAGGAACATCTTCACCCTCAAATCTCATCTTAAATCTAGTTCCCAGAGCAAATCCATTTTTCACAGCCTCTAAATACTTGTTGACATGAACAATGAATTGACTTGTTCTGATGTACAGGCAACCAAAAGACAATCTTTAGATAGTTACCAGATCTATAAGGTAAGAAAATGGGAAGTACTGTGTTCATCAGAACAAACTAAAAGGGACAGGAAGCATCACACTTTCTCAAATATGGCCAAGGGTTAGGTCCCAAACCTTGGTTTGTAGTAGACGGTAAAGAGGGTATGAGTCGTTACAGCATGTGACGCAGTCGCAAGCACACCTAGATGCATGCTCTGACTCGATATCACCGATGTTGGAATCGGTGCCTGTTGCCGTGCTTGCCGTCTCACTCCAACACGCAAATCGCCACACTCCCCTCTGTTACGCTTGGATGCTCAACATATCATAATTGCAATTGCAAGAACCCAGAAATTGACGGCATGAGCAGTAGTACCTCAGGAAAACAAATGCATCCCCAGCAACCAGTCTCTTGGAGGTGACAAAGGTACTCCATCCGGTAGTGAGCAAGTGCCTCCGAGGTTGACCTGCATCATATCAGCTAAGTCAACAGACAAAGTGGCATTGCCACATAAATTGGACTTGGAATTCAACACCTAAACATCTCTATCACAAACATATCTGAAGATGTTTACCCCTGAAGATGTGCTTGAATCTCCATTCAAAGTTGTGGAGATCCTTGGCGACCAATTCTTGAGTTGGGATCTGCTGTGACAGGTCCTGAGGTAAGAGGGGATTCCCACGATTAATCAGATCATTTTGGAGAAGGAAGGCTAAATGGACGGAGACAAAAGAGAAGAAACCACTAACAAGTGGAGGAAGGCATTCTGTGGCATGTCGCCGGAGTACGGAGAATCCACCATGTGTGCTGGTGTCTGAGGCTGTCAAGATCTTACAGAAAGAGTAGACCGCCGGCCTCGGTTGCTCCGGTAAGCATGGATCAGGGCTCGTAGGCTCATGTTGCTGTCTCGATTCAGCCAAAATTAGCCTTTCTAACACTAAAACCTTCAAGGATTTAGTGGAAGTAATTTGACGATCTCTTCATACCGAATTGAGAACCAAAGAAAGCGAAAACCAAGAGTTCATTGAGTTCTTACATCTGGTTCCGGTTGCAGAATAATTTGAGCGAACACTTCATCGGTCTCGGGATCGGCCTAACATGTAGTTGCAATCAAACGAAAGCTTAACATAATTTGAGGTTGCTGAGATGAAAAAAAGGCGAAGCTCTAGGGAAGAAAAGGAGCTCTACTTTGAGATGGACATCGACGACGCGACATAGTATCTTGAAAGGGAGATTGAAGAGGGGTATCTGCTGATCCAACTCCTGGTTCGTCGACGCCTCCAACTATGATCACATCCAAACACCGCACCGTCAACAAAACGCAATCTTTTTGAGAAGAAACGAAGCAAGACaggatttttcttcctttttcttttgcatTTGCTGCATTTTCATGGCGTGTTATGTGTGGATCTTGTCACCTGTTCCATATGGCCCTGGGGGAAGTAGAACACCCTCTCCCTGGGCCTCGGCACTTCAACCAGCGGCCCCGCGCACGCCCTCCATAGCTCCTCGTAGAGCTTATCTCCTCCTTCAAGAGAGAAGCATCAGAACACACTGGTGAGAGAGACCGGAGAGTGGCCCAAAGGAGCCAACTTTCTCGCTCTCACCTCCTTCCGACCTCCCGCCGGCCCAAGCTCCAGCTTCGTACGCCATGGAAACCGCGTCCCTTTCTCTTCCCGTCGTCTCCGCCCGGAAGCAGCAGCGGAAGCAGCGCAATATCAAGCAGTAGGTGGAATTCCCACTTTCCTCCTTGTCCTCTTCGAGGTGCTATTGCAGGGGGCAACAGCAACAGCAGTTATCTTATTACCCCCATTAAAGCAGCGGCGCAGGAGCGACATCACCACCCCATTCCCCACCTCAGCGCCCTCCGCTATGTAACATTCCTTCTTTTATCTCTCTCTAGAGTCTAGAGCGAAGTGTCACACGAGTTGGGATCCTCTGCGCTCTGCTGTACTGCACGATCCTTCCGAGATCCGAGCAGCTTGTGATGTGAAGTGGCGTGGATCGTGGGAATTTACTGCACACCGCGCGGTACAACAGAGGATCTCAGCTCTCCAACTGACGCACAGTTGCTTTGCTTTTGCTCTCCGCTTTCTACTGGCCAATGAAGCTTCAAAAAAGCGATCTTTAAAAAGGGGGCAGCCTCTCCTCCTttcgcctcttcttcttctctcccaccCACCACTAGGCCAACTATAGACTACACTGCTGCAGTTTGTGGACACAGGACAGAGGAGGGAAaaaaaggagctaatcattgcgaTGGAACCCCATGAAACAACTCTTCCTCTCTCCGCCTGCCTTTGCCATAGAGACAGCCGCCTGCGGGTCCCGAATGCTGCCTCCAATAGCATGACGGGTAGGCAAGTGTCGCTGTGGCCGTGAGGGAGGGAGTACAGGATTGGGGTGGAACAGGGGAACGCCGTTCTCTCACGGGGCGTCCGATAACGGCGGGGCCCGTTCCGTGTTGTTACCGCTCCGCACAGTGGCGGACGGCGTCAGGTCGCCTCGCCGTTACGTGACGCCGTCGGTCTGCCCATTCGCAGGCAAGCGGCTCGTGATGGGCGGCCTTTTTGCCAGCTCGTACTGCCCTCGGTTGTTTGAGGTATTACGGTCATGCCACCAGTTGCGGCGGGCCCCGCAGAAACACGTGGTGTCATCTCCAGAAAGCTAACGTGGTCCACAGGAACGCGTAGGTGCTGCCACGTGTATCCTTTCTACCCGGCTAAAAGTTACCCGCGGACCTGTCCCGTCCCGCGTTGCTGTGGGGGCCATGGGTGAGCTAAACATGACCTCACCCACGGCCTGAGCCTCGCTAGCATTCCGCACGCATCTGAAAGCAATGAGCCCTAAAACTCGTGCTTTTGTTTGATAATTCACGTGACTCGTATTCTTGgttattttctcttttgttttattTGATTTACTCAAAGGTATATATACAATAACAACATGATATTCGAAAAGAGGATGAGGAGTTCGGGCTTAGATATTAAtcaataagaaaatatatataattttatgataataaaaaatatatatgactaAAGGAgctcacatacatacatacatacatacagagTAGAAAAGATAGATAATGGCGACGGTGATTGTGGCAACGTTAGAAAATAAGAGATTGATTGACGGGAAGAAGGGTGGAGGCACAACCACTAGCTCGATGGAGAGTTCATGATATTGAGATTCGATGAAACCAATGATATATATAAGTGTCAATAGTATCGAGATCCAATAGAAAGAAATGACACAAAAGAAATACGAGTGGGGTAGGACGAACGTGACAAGTGAATGTGGAGACGATGGATGAGAGATAGTAgtaaaagttttttaaaaaaCTTATCGACCTTGACTTGATCGAGAGAGACACATTAGAACCTAACGTGCCAACAAGTTATCGGAGATGTATCTGAATAAAGTTGAACCAACTTTGCCCAAGATTCTAGGCTTTCCGACTCAtgactaccaccaccaccaccataccATATCCTTCTTTACTTGCATGCTTTGATTCCCAAAGCTTCTTTGCGAGCATTATTATCATCTTCTGCTCGCACTGCAGTGTGGAATAAATCGTGTGtgtatgtgagagagagagagagagagagagagagagagagaaaagtgtTCAAAGGAGGTGCGGCGAAGTGAAATCCTAAGAGACAGACGCGAGAGGTGGGTTGTGTAGACGTTTCCGACTTTGCTGCTGGTACAAAGAGGCACCATTGCATGATTGGTAATCGCAAGTGAGTTTTACGTCTTCGGCCACCCTGCATGGTTGATGGACATCAAACTTAAGCCTACATAATTGATGATCGGAGGAAATCAAACCAAACCAATCCAACTCTGAAGAACCAAAGTATTAAGTTCGGTCAAATTAGACAATGGTGCAGGAAATATTCCTGTGAGAACTCGAACGTGAAAGTTGTCAGCTACGCAACAATATATTCGACGACCAATGCATTGTTGGAATCGGCATGACAAAGTTTTACGCACCAACTAACGCAATAGAGGAAAATTAGTTCAACAAACagttttcccttttctttctcgttCCACTATTTTTATTGTCCCTCAAGTTAAATTAGCATATATATTCTCGTAAAATAAAAACAGAActttcatatataaatatacttttcaatttttcaaaagaaaatatattctatCATCGTAGATTTCGGAGCGAAAACTCAGTCAAATTAGATAAAACTTAGAAATTTATACATTAAAAAACACACATAGAaatgtattatatttttatttattttaaaacagTAAAAAGTGAAATAGGAAATTTAATACAAGATTTTTACAGATGATTTTACCATCAAAAAATTTTATCAACTAAACTAATCGGAAACATTCGAATACGTAAATGATATATCTGGGAGTTATTCCCAGTGCAGGCATGGCAATGCATGATGTGCCTGCCAATTGGCAATCGACAAGACACCTCCAGTGTTGAGTTGGTCCCAGTCAATTTGACCGAGCCAAGACAAGCCAAGACCAATAATTGTGGCCGGTCCCATCTACGCAACTTTGCACTAATGCTCACTCActctctctttctatatatatatatatatatatatagcttgtcAAGCTACCAGAAAGCATGTGTTCCATGACCACCTGAGAGACTCAAATTGATGTCCAAGTTGGCATGCATGCATGCTCAATAGCTAAATTAATCCTTCAGACTATACAGTGTCCATATTGTCAAATGCAACATCAACCTTTTGATTCTTTCTCtttctaataaaaaaaaagaagataaattcAGCATAAAAGAAGGACCTCCTCCATGTTTAAATAGATTATTTTACTGCACTGATTCCCATATTATGAAAAAAtacttctaatatttttaatttcatttgGTTAGTCTACTTTGAACCGAAAGAAtgataagaaaaattaaaaagtataatTTCCTACTCGAATTAATAAATACAACACCATCCCTCGTCCAAAAACCTTAATATGAGCAATCaactatataaaatcatcaaagtcAATTCTCCagagtttttaaaattttattatgaatcaaatcaaatTGGACTGACATACCACCACAAGTAAAATTTGAAGTTATCCCTACACTCGACAAACTCGAGACAAACAAGCCACACTCATCATGCTTGGATGGTTGCATCCATCCACCATGACAATAATCATGAGTAGCAGTAGGactatctttttcttctcttaaTCCATGTATGCTTAGGATTGGCATGTATTTTTCCTATAGGCTTGGTTGGCTATTAATATCCTAGACAACAATTCTAGAAGCTCACTAGTTGCTACCTTATACTTAGGTACATGTGAAGATAATCCTActaagagaggagagagaaaggagaGGATTAGGAACTAATGTTGACATCAAGAAACACCTAATCTCATTGGTTGTGCATCTAATGGCAATGTCAGGAAATCTAACAGGTATCCAACAACCACTAATTATAGTCTAATCATATCATCCTAATACTAAACAAAATGTGTGTGCAACACTTCACACTTACACTTGTGGGGTAGCCTGGTACACTTCCCTTTTGCTTGTCATGTTTATCATAACAAGTGATATCTTACTAAAGTTAAGTTGCAGAGCTTGTTATCTAGCATATATCACATGCTTTTATCTTTAAGGTTGGATTCCTCGAGAACAATGGACTTTTAGCAATGCTAGACTATCACTCTCTTAGATTTGCAGACAAGCAAAAGTGGATTCCAAGAAAGGATTAGTTTATAATTCATTCCCGACCAATATCTTTGAACATTAGATATGGGATGAAGGCTTCTTATCCAAATAGAATTTCCCTCTCCCGGTGCACTATCTAAATTCCCCAATTTTCAAGGCTCTATGTATGCATGACATCTTTAAGTGTTAGTCTTCTAAAGATCACCATTATGTAAGAGTATGAACTACTATAGGCAGTGTATCTTAACAGTCATTGTTGTTAGAGTTGCCCTTCATTCGACTGCAAGTGACAACTCACTTGCTTGGCCTTGGTGGAGTCAGGACACCAATCCTTATTCTGTGTGCTGTACGCCATTTTCTAGTGTCATGAGCTTTTGTGAAGCTCAAAGTACAGATTCCCATCAGTGATTGCTACTCCTGCTATTACATGAACAACAACTTTGAACTATCTAAAGTTCACACATGATAGAGATGCTCTGATCAAACTTCACATAGTTCTGTGGAGAGGGAGACAGAAAAAAATTCAGAGTAAAAGGATAAATCTATTTTTGTATTTGCATGTTGTAAAACCCTAATTACTATCCTAACATGGAAATAACAGCTCCTGGGTTGATGTTCACAACACAACATTGTAACTAAAGCTCTTGTGATGTTGTAAACCCTAGTTTATCATTAGTACAGCCAAGATATAGAGGAAACAGCTGCAGTTGATGAATGCTGTAGTCAATAATCAAAACAATAGTTGTTTTGTAAGTTTTAGGTAAAAATGATAGCATTGAGATAGACAAATGTTCACCTTAATTGTCATCAATAGTCACTATTTTATACTATGTTCTTTCATGACCCATTTTAATTGTCAAGAAGTTggatctcaaaaaagaaaaaatgaatgAACTTAAGAGGGTGTAATTGTtcttgttaaaatggatcataaTGGTTTTCCCGGCATCCATTATTCCTATTATAATTGGACATCAAAACCTCTCATAAATTTTGTCTTATTCTTCATATCTATTTGGACTACCAAACCAAGATCTAGTTTTAGGACCAAGCAAGTCAAACCATTAAGACCTAGATTTAGTGCAAGTTAAAGGAAGACAAAGatactcttaaaaaaaaaaaggaagacaaaGATTTAGAGAATGGCTTGGTTGCACATTTTCTTGATAGTTTTTAATTACATTTATATATTACTATATGTAATGTAATATCAAGGAGAATAAAAAATCTTGACATTGATTTATTTAATACTAGAGTCCATAGCATGTTAAGGATGTAAATTTGCAATAGATATCAGTCACGAGAAACAGAAAAGTGGAATTATCGTAAACAATTttaaattgatattaattattcaaataattgatatcttaagaaaaaaaatggaGCATGTGATTACGTCAACAAAAGGCAAAATAATTCACCTTAAGATGTAGGTCAACTCACAGTCTTGGGATTTGTACCTCGAAGTATAAGCAATGAGTCCTCCGTTACATTCAGCTGCAAGTAGGGTCTAGTCAACTTCTGTAAGACTAAAGAAAACAATTCTGCAGGATGAACATTATGAGTTGCATTTGCTAAGCACCAAAAATATTCTACATTGCCACTGCAATAATGTAAAGGCTACTCTCTTGTCCTAGGTTAACCTTAGTTAAATCAAGTCTAAACTACATGGAATTGAACTCCTAgctgcttcaatttttttttatgtaggaTTCTTCTTCTAATGGAGCTCCATGAGGCTACTCCAGTGCATCTCTAAACAATAATTGCTGTCTCTATAAACTTTATGAGCGAGACAGGTCTCTGTTCCAACCACAGCCTGCTTGCTTTGGCATCAAGCTCCTCCTTTACTGTTAAGTGCATGGCATCCATGGGATCATGGGGAATATGTCTTGCTTTACTTGAGTTTATTTTAAGATGGACAAGTTAGAGTGAGCCATCATGGGTGAGCATAAGTGGAGGCTTTTGCTGTGCATCGTTGGCACATTCAATGGTCATTGGGTGTGAGACTAAGTGGCTTCCTTGAGGCATACCACCATGAGGAAACCAGACTGTTTGTCCCAGTGATCTCATCTAATGGCCCTAAAAGTTTGTCTTAAGGTGTCCTAAACTATAAGCTCTCCCCAACCTAAGCCTCTCCTACCCCTCTCAGAATGCATCTTTTCCCTCTACGGTGTGTTGATAAGGGACAAGCATGGCAGATAGGTATATATTCACGTAAGCTGATGTCAATCATGTATAATCATGTTTGATGTGCTGATTCAATTACAGAGGCACCATTTCCACAGTAGCATGGCTTAGTCTTTGCTCATGAATGCAACCAGAATTTAGATATACTTAAGCCAATATTAATCATACTATATTAATATTAAAGCATGGTTCACTCCCATCTCATATTTGGGAGCCCATACATCAATTGTTTGGTGCATCCTAACTGGGTCATCTCATCAGGTTGGGCCATAAAATTATGGAAGAACTTGTACAATTGTCTGCTGCTTTAAGTCCAGGTGGAAGTGGTCTGTCAAACAAAGTGAAAAATCATTGGAAGTAGTTGCTCAATGACAGAATCAGGAGGTCATAAAAATATGGAATCCAGCATGATTCTCTGTTCTGACTCATGATCTTTGTTCACCATAAAGCATTCGACAAAGATATTTTAGTCAAACTTAACTGGCTTGTCCCAAGGAAGCAATAACTACATAAAAAGTTGGGCAAGCCCTTCAATTGTACTGTGCAGAATTATGGTAGTTGATAGCACAGGGAAGTGACTAAGCATGGTTCAAGAAGTTTCTTGAGTTTGATGGCTCCCTAGCCTCATTTTGACATGGTCATGTACCCATAGGAGTGGCAATGGCAATGGGCCAATCAAGGCTTAGTCCAAAAACCCTAACCCTTAATCCGACTAAAATCAGTTCATTAATGTTTTGGTTTTGCAGGAATGTcttaagccttccattcaaaaaatGATTGTATG
This Musa acuminata AAA Group cultivar baxijiao chromosome BXJ1-2, Cavendish_Baxijiao_AAA, whole genome shotgun sequence DNA region includes the following protein-coding sequences:
- the LOC135609735 gene encoding auxin response factor 9-like isoform X1 yields the protein MAYEAGAWAGGRSEGGGDKLYEELWRACAGPLVEVPRPRERVFYFPQGHMEQLEASTNQELDQQIPLFNLPFKILCRVVDVHLKADPETDEVFAQIILQPEPDVLVLERLILAESRQQHEPTSPDPCLPEQPRPAVYSFCKILTASDTSTHGGFSVLRRHATECLPPLDLSQQIPTQELVAKDLHNFEWRFKHIFRGQPRRHLLTTGWSTFVTSKRLVAGDAFVFLRGECGDLRVGVRRQARQQAPIPTSVISSQSMHLGVLATASHAVTTHTLFTVYYKPRTSQFIVHVNKYLEAVKNGFALGTRFKMRFEGEDVPEKRFSGTIVGIEDCSSQWTGSRWRSLKVQWDEAAGIERPERVSPWEIEPFDATVLVPNVPQPAVVKCKRSRQASDTADLSVLEPTATFWYSRTTDSHDLAAVINTEAENVEAQVTWPSMQKGCKENNILFRSNSHEAGLFDWLKVAQSPIRSSGSLLMGGLLNRFRETNEATKFNSCPAYSSCMVKEQSVKLGSAVAELKKPGGGSTSYRLFGFDLFDHPKSRASTNMVTTHFSKVVDPIEHPANLSESVEDSDQKSGLSKASKEQKHSPQDSLKEIHGAPNCLSRSRTKVHMQGVAVGRAVDLTILEGYDELIRELEEMFEIHGELRDRNKWEVVFTDDEGDMMLVGDDPWPEFCNMVRKIFIYPAEEVKKMKPGGRLTPLLHDVEDVCLNKDLKTEG
- the LOC135609735 gene encoding auxin response factor 11-like isoform X2, producing the protein MAYEAGAWAGGRSEGGGDKLYEELWRACAGPLVEVPRPRERVFYFPQGHMEQLEASTNQELDQQIPLFNLPFKILCRVVDVHLKADPETDEVFAQIILQPEPDQHEPTSPDPCLPEQPRPAVYSFCKILTASDTSTHGGFSVLRRHATECLPPLDLSQQIPTQELVAKDLHNFEWRFKHIFRGQPRRHLLTTGWSTFVTSKRLVAGDAFVFLRGECGDLRVGVRRQARQQAPIPTSVISSQSMHLGVLATASHAVTTHTLFTVYYKPRTSQFIVHVNKYLEAVKNGFALGTRFKMRFEGEDVPEKRFSGTIVGIEDCSSQWTGSRWRSLKVQWDEAAGIERPERVSPWEIEPFDATVLVPNVPQPAVVKCKRSRQASDTADLSVLEPTATFWYSRTTDSHDLAAVINTEAENVEAQVTWPSMQKGCKENNILFRSNSHEAGLFDWLKVAQSPIRSSGSLLMGGLLNRFRETNEATKFNSCPAYSSCMVKEQSVKLGSAVAELKKPGGGSTSYRLFGFDLFDHPKSRASTNMVTTHFSKVVDPIEHPANLSESVEDSDQKSGLSKASKEQKHSPQDSLKEIHGAPNCLSRSRTKVHMQGVAVGRAVDLTILEGYDELIRELEEMFEIHGELRDRNKWEVVFTDDEGDMMLVGDDPWPEFCNMVRKIFIYPAEEVKKMKPGGRLTPLLHDVEDVCLNKDLKTEG